In one window of Psychrobacter sp. P2G3 DNA:
- the mpl gene encoding UDP-N-acetylmuramate:L-alanyl-gamma-D-glutamyl-meso-diaminopimelate ligase, whose protein sequence is MHIHILGICGTFMGSLALLARELGHKVTGSDASVYPPMSTQLESAGVIIQEGYLVQHLQPTPDLVVVGNAMKRGMDVIEYMLNQGMRYTSGPQFLSEEVLQSRHVLAVAGTHGKTTTTTMLAWILHYADIDTGFLIGGVPLVDTKDERLQSVFAHSSYLGADVTRNEKPNSTTNDGTTSSTSGYFVIEADEYDSAFFDKRSKFVHYRPRTAILNNLEFDHADIFADLNAIQTQFHHMVRMIPSTGKIIMPTATTSLEDTLAKGVWTPVWRTAVTDEKLTNRQEADTESMKHEATTCDWQAALITEDGSQFKVSFKADPSATAIVDWTMSGMHNVNNALVAVAAAYNVGVDITTACAALSDFAGIKRRMELIGDINNILVFDDFAHHPTAIMTTLDGAKKKLAGRRLWAIIEPRSNTMKMGIHQDSLAQSAVLADHTLWYDPAGLEWGLKEVIDRVEHNGKQQVVCSVEAIIDHITTHARAGDAVIIMSNGGFEGIHERLLTALRELTDQT, encoded by the coding sequence ATGCACATTCATATTCTTGGTATTTGTGGCACTTTTATGGGCTCGTTAGCCTTATTAGCGCGAGAGCTTGGACATAAGGTCACAGGCTCAGATGCTAGTGTTTATCCTCCTATGTCCACTCAGCTTGAAAGCGCTGGTGTCATAATTCAAGAAGGTTATCTTGTGCAGCATTTGCAACCAACGCCTGATTTGGTAGTGGTGGGCAACGCCATGAAGCGCGGTATGGATGTCATTGAGTATATGCTTAATCAAGGTATGAGATATACCTCAGGGCCGCAGTTCCTCTCTGAAGAGGTTTTGCAGTCGCGTCATGTATTAGCAGTGGCCGGTACTCATGGCAAGACAACGACGACGACTATGTTGGCATGGATATTACACTACGCTGATATTGATACTGGGTTTTTGATTGGCGGTGTGCCATTAGTGGATACTAAGGATGAGCGTTTGCAAAGCGTGTTTGCACATAGCAGTTATTTAGGTGCAGACGTTACACGTAACGAAAAACCAAACTCTACAACGAATGACGGCACAACATCATCAACATCGGGTTATTTTGTGATAGAAGCTGATGAGTATGATTCTGCATTTTTCGATAAACGCTCAAAGTTCGTCCATTATCGTCCGCGCACTGCTATTTTAAACAATCTTGAGTTCGATCATGCTGATATTTTTGCTGACCTAAACGCTATTCAGACTCAGTTCCATCATATGGTGCGCATGATTCCAAGCACTGGCAAAATCATTATGCCAACAGCAACTACTAGTTTAGAAGACACGCTAGCTAAAGGGGTATGGACTCCTGTTTGGCGTACCGCAGTGACAGACGAGAAGTTGACGAACAGACAAGAGGCTGATACAGAAAGTATGAAGCACGAGGCGACTACTTGCGACTGGCAAGCCGCATTGATTACAGAGGATGGTAGTCAGTTCAAAGTAAGCTTTAAGGCAGACCCATCAGCGACTGCCATCGTCGATTGGACCATGAGCGGCATGCACAATGTCAATAACGCTCTGGTTGCAGTAGCAGCAGCTTACAATGTTGGGGTAGATATCACTACCGCATGTGCTGCCCTGTCAGATTTTGCCGGTATCAAGCGTCGAATGGAGCTAATCGGTGATATTAATAACATCTTAGTCTTCGATGATTTTGCTCATCATCCTACTGCGATTATGACCACTTTAGATGGTGCCAAAAAGAAGCTGGCTGGCAGACGTTTATGGGCGATTATTGAGCCACGTAGCAATACTATGAAAATGGGCATCCATCAAGATAGTCTAGCCCAATCAGCGGTACTAGCAGATCATACACTTTGGTATGATCCAGCTGGTCTTGAGTGGGGATTGAAAGAAGTCATTGATCGTGTTGAGCATAATGGCAAACAGCAAGTTGTATGCAGTGTAGAAGCTATTATTGATCATATTACGACGCACGCACGAGCAGGCGATGCAGTCATTATTATGTCTAATGGTGGCTTTGAAGGTATTCATGAACGCTTATTGACAGCACTACGCGAATTGACCGACCAAACTTAA
- a CDS encoding copper resistance protein NlpE N-terminal domain-containing protein, with protein sequence MKYFAPTIPAKTSPIKRFGSLLLTLTFSIILISCDSQSTTTSVAHNPTMKQSLTDSKVHNNQYDSAQMNDDSLAVADDVASEGESLIAAAKPDDNLQTRRAPMISDLSAGSELQATLIGDYVGILPCPFCDSVSVTLNLFADGSVLKTSIYENPKTPKVPLVESGVYRQDNTMITIVYQNESIESYTIQDNHLVMMNDDNTLNADLTLSRK encoded by the coding sequence ATGAAATACTTCGCACCTACTATCCCTGCTAAAACCTCTCCTATCAAGCGCTTTGGTAGTCTGTTATTGACGCTGACTTTTAGTATTATTCTGATTAGTTGTGACAGTCAATCAACCACGACGTCTGTTGCTCATAATCCAACTATGAAGCAATCGTTGACTGATAGTAAAGTGCATAATAACCAATATGATTCTGCACAGATGAATGATGATAGCCTTGCTGTAGCAGACGATGTCGCTAGTGAAGGTGAGTCGTTGATTGCAGCAGCCAAGCCTGATGATAACTTACAGACCCGCCGCGCGCCGATGATTTCAGACCTCAGCGCAGGTAGTGAGTTACAGGCAACGCTAATCGGTGATTATGTGGGAATTTTGCCCTGCCCTTTTTGTGACAGTGTTTCAGTTACGCTAAACTTGTTTGCTGATGGTTCAGTACTAAAGACCAGCATTTATGAGAATCCAAAGACACCTAAAGTACCACTCGTTGAGTCGGGTGTTTATCGTCAAGACAATACAATGATTACCATTGTCTATCAGAACGAAAGTATTGAAAGTTATACTATCCAAGACAATCATCTTGTAATGATGAATGATGACAATACCTTAAATGCTGACCTTACCTTATCGCGTAAATAA
- a CDS encoding type III PLP-dependent enzyme, whose amino-acid sequence MIKIDQYFDSTGWKKFTKAAEGRETPLLVVDLSRIKTKYAEMADLFPTAKIHYAMKASPAVEVINLLAELGSNFDCASVYELDRVLDCGVDASRISYGNTIKKAEHVKYAYDKGVQLYATDSEADLKNIAQQAPGSKVFVRILVQGSDTAEWPLSRKFGCHPNMAIDLLIQARDLGLVPYGISFHVGSQQKDVAAWDDALAKVKYMFDWMKNEEGIKLQMINLGGGFPANYISEVNPVQVYAEEINSYLNDDYSVEDMPEIILEPGRSLVGGSGVLVSDVVLISRKSDTDLTRWVYTDVGLFQGLIETLGEAIKYPVYTPKMETSTREGTVVLAGPTCDSTDIMYEEAGYQLPEELEIGDKIYWLTTGAYTNSYSSIEFNGFPPLEVVYID is encoded by the coding sequence ATGATTAAAATTGACCAATATTTTGACTCTACTGGCTGGAAAAAGTTCACTAAAGCTGCTGAAGGTCGTGAGACACCCTTATTAGTAGTTGATTTAAGTCGTATCAAAACTAAATATGCTGAAATGGCTGACTTATTTCCTACTGCTAAGATTCATTATGCAATGAAAGCCAGTCCTGCTGTGGAAGTGATTAACTTATTGGCTGAGCTTGGCTCAAACTTCGATTGTGCCTCAGTCTACGAGCTCGATCGTGTCCTTGACTGCGGTGTCGATGCGTCGCGTATCTCTTACGGTAATACGATCAAAAAAGCTGAACACGTCAAATATGCTTATGATAAAGGCGTACAGCTTTATGCTACTGATTCAGAAGCTGACTTAAAGAACATCGCCCAGCAGGCGCCAGGCTCTAAAGTGTTTGTGCGTATCTTGGTACAAGGTTCAGATACTGCTGAATGGCCATTATCACGTAAGTTCGGTTGCCATCCTAATATGGCGATTGATTTATTGATTCAGGCGCGTGATTTGGGCTTAGTACCCTATGGCATCTCCTTCCATGTAGGTAGCCAGCAAAAAGACGTAGCCGCGTGGGATGATGCACTTGCCAAAGTCAAATATATGTTTGACTGGATGAAAAACGAAGAAGGCATTAAGCTGCAAATGATTAATTTAGGTGGCGGGTTTCCGGCCAACTACATCAGTGAAGTGAATCCGGTACAGGTTTATGCTGAAGAGATTAATAGCTATCTAAACGATGATTATAGCGTTGAAGATATGCCTGAGATTATTCTTGAGCCTGGGCGCTCGTTGGTTGGTGGTTCAGGCGTCCTAGTCAGTGATGTGGTATTGATTTCACGTAAGTCAGATACTGATCTGACCCGCTGGGTGTACACCGATGTGGGCTTGTTTCAAGGTTTGATAGAAACCTTAGGTGAAGCGATTAAATATCCAGTCTATACACCGAAAATGGAAACCTCGACCCGTGAAGGAACAGTAGTGCTGGCCGGTCCAACGTGTGATTCGACCGATATCATGTATGAAGAAGCAGGTTATCAATTGCCAGAAGAGTTAGAAATCGGTGATAAAATCTACTGGCTAACCACTGGTGCTTATACCAACTCTTACTCATCTATCGAGTTTAATGGCTTTCCACCTTTAGAAGTGGTCTATATTGATTAA
- the gshA gene encoding glutamate--cysteine ligase, protein MSDFAKFQVPSWMSSQHLIGMLRGIEKEGLRIKTDGYLTQTPHPEKLGSKLTHPFITTDYSESLLELITDPKDTPKDTLSMLRQLHVLVYQALAKDELMWPLSMPCMLSSDDEDIPLADYGSSNTGQLKTLYRSGLGVRYGRRMQTIAGLHYNLSFGDGLFENWQAQTPEASNQTLTEFKNDKYLGLIRNFKRLTSIVLYLLGASPNVCPCFLAGREHDLILQNNSTYYKPTATSLRMGKLGYTNSVQEHLDIRYNDLPEYISGLRRAIQTPHESFKKLGLNDADGNPIQINDHILQIENEYYSPIRPKQIANRGETPTEALERRGIAYVEFRAIDLDPYSDVGIRLSSACFLEIMALYCLLNESPDLMPDEEDELAINIERVVNEGRRDNLHIVNDGVEVPLESWMLEHLNNMLPLAALFDAHYGGNDYRAALALMQGKAGHSESTISAQVNADSERLGSMWQLGFTLAQQHRDSLLQQTLSPNAQAKYEVLAEKSVLQQAEIEEAETEDFMEFLQQYR, encoded by the coding sequence ATGAGTGATTTTGCCAAATTTCAAGTTCCAAGCTGGATGAGCAGTCAGCATTTAATTGGAATGCTCCGTGGTATCGAAAAAGAAGGTCTGCGAATCAAAACTGATGGTTATTTGACCCAAACACCACATCCAGAAAAGCTTGGGTCAAAGCTGACACATCCTTTTATTACTACAGATTATTCAGAAAGCCTACTTGAGCTCATCACTGATCCCAAAGATACACCCAAAGACACGCTCTCAATGTTGCGCCAATTACATGTGCTAGTTTATCAAGCATTGGCTAAAGACGAGCTAATGTGGCCATTATCTATGCCATGCATGCTCTCGTCTGATGATGAAGATATTCCTTTGGCAGATTATGGTAGCTCTAACACTGGCCAACTTAAAACGTTATATCGTAGTGGTCTTGGTGTGCGTTATGGTCGCCGTATGCAGACCATTGCTGGCTTGCATTATAACTTGTCATTCGGTGATGGACTATTTGAAAACTGGCAGGCACAAACGCCCGAAGCAAGTAATCAAACGCTGACAGAGTTCAAAAACGATAAATATCTAGGCCTGATCCGTAATTTTAAACGCCTAACCAGCATTGTTCTTTATCTGCTAGGTGCAAGTCCAAATGTTTGTCCTTGTTTTTTGGCAGGACGTGAGCATGACTTGATTCTACAAAATAATTCAACTTACTATAAGCCTACCGCAACCAGCTTACGTATGGGCAAACTTGGCTATACCAATAGTGTGCAAGAGCATCTCGATATTCGCTACAATGATTTACCTGAATACATTTCGGGGCTGCGCCGTGCCATCCAAACACCGCATGAGAGCTTCAAAAAATTGGGCTTAAACGATGCTGATGGCAATCCAATTCAGATTAATGATCATATTCTACAAATAGAAAATGAATATTATAGTCCTATTCGTCCAAAACAAATCGCTAACCGTGGTGAGACACCGACTGAGGCTTTAGAGCGTCGTGGTATCGCTTATGTTGAATTCCGCGCGATTGATCTTGACCCTTATAGCGATGTCGGTATTCGCCTGTCTAGTGCTTGCTTCTTAGAAATCATGGCATTATATTGTCTGCTTAACGAGTCACCTGATTTAATGCCTGATGAAGAAGATGAGCTAGCAATTAACATTGAACGCGTGGTCAACGAAGGTCGCCGTGACAACCTCCATATCGTCAATGATGGTGTAGAAGTACCATTAGAAAGCTGGATGCTTGAGCATTTAAACAACATGTTACCGTTAGCAGCCCTCTTTGATGCTCATTATGGTGGCAACGACTATCGTGCCGCATTAGCGCTTATGCAAGGCAAAGCTGGTCACTCTGAATCGACTATCTCAGCTCAGGTCAACGCTGATAGTGAGCGTTTGGGTAGCATGTGGCAGCTAGGCTTCACTTTAGCACAGCAGCATCGTGACTCTTTACTGCAGCAAACTCTAAGTCCTAACGCACAAGCTAAATATGAAGTACTTGCCGAAAAATCAGTGTTACAACAAGCTGAAATCGAAGAAGCTGAGACTGAAGACTTTATGGAGTTTTTACAGCAGTACCGCTAG
- the def gene encoding peptide deformylase — MALLPILSYPDPRLRTIAKPVKEVNDEIKTLITDMIETMYDADGIGLAASQVDQHIQLIVMDLSENKDTPMVFINPKVTPLVEEKQPYEEGCLSVPDVYDKVERPNKVRIEAMDQDGQAIDREVEGLLAVCIQHEMDHLNGVIFVDYLSKLKQTRARDKVRKVLKIREKQGEKQADKETQPTNA; from the coding sequence ATGGCATTACTCCCTATTTTAAGCTATCCTGATCCGCGCTTGCGTACGATTGCTAAGCCAGTCAAAGAAGTTAACGATGAGATTAAAACCTTAATCACTGACATGATCGAGACCATGTACGATGCGGACGGAATTGGGTTGGCAGCTTCACAAGTTGACCAGCATATTCAGCTGATTGTTATGGACTTGTCTGAAAATAAAGACACCCCTATGGTGTTTATTAATCCAAAAGTAACACCGCTGGTAGAAGAAAAACAGCCGTATGAAGAAGGCTGTCTGTCTGTTCCTGATGTCTACGACAAAGTTGAGCGTCCTAATAAAGTACGTATCGAAGCAATGGATCAAGATGGTCAAGCCATCGATAGAGAAGTTGAAGGTCTATTGGCTGTCTGTATTCAACATGAGATGGATCATCTTAACGGTGTTATCTTTGTAGATTATTTATCAAAATTAAAACAGACTCGCGCACGTGATAAAGTTCGTAAAGTACTCAAAATACGTGAAAAGCAAGGCGAGAAACAAGCGGATAAAGAGACACAGCCAACCAACGCTTAA
- a CDS encoding GlsB/YeaQ/YmgE family stress response membrane protein, protein MSFIWMIIVGLVAGLLARAIKPGNDPMGWIMTIVLGIVGAMLGGFVASLIGINADGGFTGLLFSVIGAIILLFLYEMIMNKRRI, encoded by the coding sequence ATGAGCTTTATTTGGATGATTATTGTAGGTTTGGTCGCAGGTTTATTGGCGCGCGCTATTAAGCCTGGTAATGACCCTATGGGCTGGATTATGACTATCGTATTAGGTATCGTTGGTGCGATGCTTGGTGGTTTTGTCGCTAGTCTCATCGGTATTAACGCCGATGGTGGATTCACTGGTCTATTATTCTCAGTAATTGGTGCAATTATATTATTGTTCCTATATGAGATGATTATGAACAAACGCCGCATATAG
- a CDS encoding disulfide bond formation protein B, which translates to MQRLTNYRSLQVLLVIMTVLGMSYAIFFLQRYMGLMPCPLCIFQRIGLMVMGGFALIAALVNPKSIALKILLWVGSLAGIGWATVVAARHVWLQHLPADQVPSCGPGLDYWLDTLPILQVFKEVFAGSGECASVSWRFLGLSIPEQSLIFFSVLLLIHGLIFWRILRPVLTNR; encoded by the coding sequence ATGCAAAGACTGACCAATTATCGTAGTTTACAAGTGTTGTTGGTTATTATGACCGTGCTCGGCATGAGTTATGCAATATTCTTTTTACAGCGTTATATGGGATTAATGCCTTGTCCACTATGTATATTTCAGCGTATCGGATTAATGGTAATGGGCGGATTCGCCTTAATCGCTGCGTTAGTGAACCCCAAGTCAATCGCTCTTAAAATATTACTGTGGGTTGGTAGTTTGGCGGGCATTGGCTGGGCAACAGTCGTGGCGGCGCGTCATGTTTGGCTTCAGCATTTACCTGCTGATCAAGTACCTTCATGTGGCCCAGGCTTAGACTATTGGCTCGATACTTTACCTATTTTACAAGTGTTTAAAGAAGTCTTTGCAGGCTCTGGAGAATGTGCCTCCGTTTCTTGGCGGTTTTTGGGCCTTAGCATTCCTGAGCAGTCATTGATATTCTTTAGTGTATTGCTCCTGATACATGGACTAATATTTTGGCGTATTTTGCGTCCTGTTTTAACCAATCGTTAA